A window of the Pangasianodon hypophthalmus isolate fPanHyp1 chromosome 12, fPanHyp1.pri, whole genome shotgun sequence genome harbors these coding sequences:
- the aldoab gene encoding aldolase a, fructose-bisphosphate, b: MPHAYPFLSPEQKKELNDIALRIVAPGKGILAADESTGSIAKRFQSINAENTEENRRLYRQLLFTADDRVKPCIGGVIFFHETLYQKTDDGKLFPQLIKERGAVVGIKVDKGVVPLAGTNGETTTQGLDGLYERCAQYKKDGADFAKWRCVLKITPTTPSSLAIKENANVLARYASICQMHGIVPIVEPEILPDGDHDLKRCQYVTEKVLAAVYKALSEHHVYLEGTLLKPNMVTAGHSCSHKYTPQEIAMATVTALRRTVPPAVPGITFLSGGQSEEEATVNLNAINTCPLHKPWALTFSYGRALQASALKAWGGKKENGKACQEEYIKRALANSAACIGKYESTGEKGAAAGESLFVANHAY; this comes from the exons ATGCCTCACGCATACCCATTCCTCAGCCCTGAGCAGAAGAAAGAGCTCAATGACATTGCTCTGAGGATTGTTGCGCCGGGTAAGGGAATCCTCGCTGCCGACGAATCCACAG GCAGCATAGCCAAACGCTTCCAGAGCATCAATGCCGAGAACACTGAGGAGAACCGGAGGCTCTACCGTCAACTGCTCTTCACTGCCGATGACCGTGTCAAGCCTTGCATTGGAGGAGTCATCTTCTTTCATGAAACCCTTTACCAGAAGACTGATGATGGCAAGCTCTTCCCTCAGCTCATCAAGGAGAGAGGCGCGGTAGTGGGCATCAAGGTTGACAAGGGCGTAGTTCCTCTGGCCGGAACTAATGGAGAGACCACCACTCAGG GTCTGGATGGCCTGTATGAGCGTTGTGCTCAGTACAAGAAGGATGGAGCTGATTTTGCCAAATGGCGTTGTGTGTTGAAGATTACCCCCACCACCCCCTCCAGTCTGGCCATCAAAGAAAATGCTAATGTGCTAGCACGCTATGCTAGCATCTGCCAGATG catgGCATCGTGCCAATCGTGGAGCCTGAGATCTTACCTGATGGTGACCATGACCTGAAGAGGTGCCAGTATGTAACCGAGAAGGTTTTGGCAGCTGTTTACAAAGCCCTGTCTGAACACCATGTTTACCTTGAGGGCACTCTGCTCAAGCCTAACATGGTGACTGCTGGCCACTCCTGCTCTCACAAGTACACCCCCCAGGAGATTGCCATGGCCACTGTCACTGCCCTGCGCCGCACTGTGCCCCCTGCTGTTCCTG GTATTACTTTCCTCTCTGGAGGGCAGAGTGAGGAGGAGGCCACAGTCAACCTGAATGCCATAAACACATGCCCCCTGCACAAACCATGGGCACTCACCTTCTCTTATGGCCGTGCCCTACAGGCTTCAGCCCTCAAAGCCTGGGGAGGCAAGAAGGAGAATGGCAAGGCCTGCCAGGAGGAGTACATCAAGAGAGCCTTG GCCAACAGTGCAGCATGCATTGGTAAATATGAATCAACTGGTGAAaaaggagcagcagcaggagagTCCCTGTTTGTGGCAAATCATGCTTATTAA